GTCTGTTTTATCCCTGTCCGCCTGCGGCGCCATGGCCGCGCCCACGCTCGACGCGTCCATACGCGAACGGGCGGAAACCCTGGTACGCAACGGCCAGCATGCCAGCCTGCTCATCGCCGTAATCGACAGCAAGGATAGCGCCGTGTATGGCTTCGGCCGTGCACGCGACAACGATAGCTACCAGCCTGATGCCGATACCATCTATGAACTCGGTTTCGTGAGCAAGACATTCACGGCCTTGCTGCTGGCCGACGCTGTCGTGACGGGCAGGGTAAGGCTGGAGCAGCCGGTGTCCGAGTTACTGCCCGGCTATACGATTCCCGAATTCGGCGCACAGAAAATCACCCTGCGCTCGCTGGCAACGCACTTTTCCGGCCTGCCTGTCATGCCGGATAACCTGCACTCGGCCAATCCCCTGGATCCGTTTACCGACTATGACGAAGCGCAGCTGCGCACCTTCCTGGCTGGCTACGCGCTGACACGCAAGCCCGGCAAGGAGTTTGAATTCTCGATGCTTGGCTATGGCCTGCTGGGAACGGCGCTGGGAACGCAGGCAAAGATGTCGTATGAAGACCTGCTGCGGGCACGCATCACGGGACCACTGGATATGCCTTCGACGACCACGATACCTTCGCCGGAAATGCGCGAGCGCATGGCGCATGGCCACCTGGGCAATGGCGTGCCCGTGCCGATCTGGGACTTCCGGGCCCTCGAGGGCGCTGGCGCCGTCTTGTCAAGCGGGCGCGACATGATACGCTACCTGCAATCCTACATGCAGCCCGCTGGCGAGGCGCAAAAACTGGCCTTGCGGCCACAGCAGGTATTGGGTGGCGAAGGCCATGACCTGCGCGCCAGGACACTCGGCCTGGCGTGGACATTCGAGCGCGTCAACGGCAAAAACTACGCGTGGCACAACGGCATGTCGGGTGGCTACAGCAGTTTTGTCGGCTTTAGTCTCGATGGCAAGCGTGGCGTAGTGGTAATGAGCGGCACATCGCGCGAAGTCCAGTCGCTGGGCCAGGCCGTTCTGTGGCAAGGCCAGCTTCCGCCATTGCCGTTACCAGCGGCAATACCCCGGGAAATAGCCATCGCCCCGGCCGAACTGGCGCAATATGCGGGCCAGTATGCGCTCGCGCCCACGTTTGTCCTCAGCGTGCGCCAGGGCCCCGATGGCTTGCTTGCAGGTCTCTTGGAATCGGGCACAACGGAACCGGGTGAAGCGCTCATGTTCGCCAGCGCGCAGGACACGTTCTTCTCCAGGATGACCGGCGAGTACTTGGTGTTCCAGCGTGACGCCGAGGGCACCATTATCGGTCTGGTCTTGCACCAGCATGGCATAGCAAAGTTCGCCAGACGGCAGTTCTAGCCTTGTTGTTACTTATTCGATAAGCATGGCGTAAAACTCAGGATCTCTTCATGTAGATGGCCTATGCTCGGCATTCATCCCAGCCACTTTATCCGGCGGCTGGCGTGAACTTGCCTTTTCCATTGATCACTTGACAGGTTCCCATGACGTTACGCCTTGCCCTCCTCCCCCTTTGCCTCGCCGGCAGCGCCGCCTTGGCTGCCCCCATCCTCGACGACGCCGTGCGCCAGCGCGCGGAGGAACTCACGCGCACCGGCATGCACGCGAGCATCGTCATCGCCGTCATCGACGGCAAGCACAGCGCCGTCTACGGCTTTGGCAGCGTGCAGGCAGGCAAGAACATCAAACCGGGCGCCGATACCGTCTACCAGATCGGTTCCGTCACCAAGACCATGACGGGTTTGCTGCTGGCCGACGCCGTCGCCGAGAACAAGGTCAGACTCGACGAGCCGGTAGCCACTTTATTGCCGGGCTATACGCTGCCCGCCTTCGACGGCAAGACGATCAGCCTGCTCGACCTGGCCACGCATTATTCCTCGCTGCCGCGCCTGCCCGACAACTTCGCGCCGAAAGACCCGGCCAACCCGTATGCCGACTACTCGGAAGCGAAGCAGCGGCAGTTTCTCGCCGCCTACCATTTGCCCCATGCGCCGGGCACGGCATTTGACTATTCGAATATCGGCTATGCCGTGCTGGGCACGGCCCTGGCCGCACAAGCGGGTAGCAGCTATGAAGCGCTGCTGCAAAAGCGCATCGCCGTGCCGCTGGGCATGCGTTCTACTTCGAACAAGCCCACGCACGGCATGCTGGCGCGCCTGGCGCCCGGCCATTTGCTGTCGGGCGAGCCGACGCCGGCCTGGGAGCTGAACGTCGTGGCGCCGGCCGGCGGCGTGTATTCAAGCGCGCGCGACATGGTCGCCTACCTGCAGGCGTTCATGTTCAAGCCACTGCGCCCGTATGCGCTGGCCATCCAGCCGCAGCGGCCGCTGGCGGCCGACGGCGACACGAAAATCGGCCTGTCCTGGCTGCTGGAGCAGAAACAGGGCCACAGCTACGCCTGGCACAGCGGCCAGACGGGCGGCTACGCCAGCTATGCGGCGTTTACGACGGACGGCAAGCGGGGCGTGATGGTGCTGACGAATACGGCGCGCGATGTCGACGCCCTGGGCCTGTCCACCCTGCTGCCCGGCACACCGTTGCCGCCGTTGAAAAAGCCGCAGGCCGCCATCGCGCTGCCGCGCGCCGCGCTGGCCGAGTACGTGGGCCAGTATCCATTGGACAAGGATTTCACGTTGACGGTGACCTTGGGCAAGAATGGCCTGGAAGCGGCCGGCACAGGCATGGGATCGGCGCCCTTGTTTGCCAGCGCGAAAGACCAATTCTTCTTCCGCGCCATCGATGCGGACCTGGCGTTTACGCGCGATGCGGGGGGCAAGATCGCCAGCGCCGTGCTGACGCAAGGCGGGCAGGACGTCATCCTGCCGCGCAAGCCGTAACAATCAAGCGGCCGGGTCTTGCATGAATTGCTCGACCCGCGCGACAAATGCCGCCTTGCTGCGCGTGCGAAACTCACCGAGGAAGGCGTCGCTGCCCGGGACGATCTTGCCGTGGCGGTCATATGCCACCTTGCCCATCTCCAGCACGAATTCGCCATCGGGATCGTCCTCCGGTTCAAAATGCGAGTTGAAGCAGTAACCGCTGTCGTGGCAACTGCCCCACAGCAGCAATGCGCTGCTGAACCATTCCATCGTATCGGGGCCAGGTTCGACCTCGAACAGGGTGTTGACGGTGATGTGCCAGCCGCCCGGTACGCGCAGCGGCTGCAGGGCATAGGGAAAGCGCGGCTGTTTCATGTGGGCGAAGGCGCGCAGCGCGCCCGGTAAAAGGTGAGGAACTCTGCGGCTGGCAGCGCTTTGGCAAACAGCCAGCCCTGGCCGAACTCCACTTTACGTTCGCGCAAATAGTCGGCTTGCTGCTGCGTTTCGATGCCTTCGGCCACGATCAGCATGTTCAGGGTGCGGGCCATGGCGATGATGTGCGGCGTGACGCTGCTGGTGGCCGCGTCCGTGCCGATGGTGTCAACGAACGATTTGTCGATTTTGAGGGCGTCGAGCGGCAGGTTTTGCAGGCTCGACAGGCTGGAATAGCCGGTGCCGAAGTCGTCGATGGCCACGGCGTGGCCGCGTGCCCTGGCCTTGTCGATGGTGGCGCGCGCCGCTTCCACGTTGATGAAGCCGCGCTCGGTTGCTTCCAGCCAGATCTGCTGCGCCTCGATGCCCGTGCCATCGAGCGCGCGTTCCAGCACGTCGAGCACCCGGCCCGTTTCGATGTCGCTGGCGCACAGGTTGATGGCGATGTGCAGATCGCGGTCGGCCAGCAGCGCGGCGCGCATGTCGGCGATGACGCAGGCGATCACCTGGTCGGTGATGGGCAAGATGAGGTCGCTTTCCTCGGCCACGGGGATGAACAGGCCGGGCCGTATCATGCTGCCGTCGGGACGGCGCCAGCGTATCAGCGCCTCGGCTCCCACGCACACGCCCGTGTCGAGCGCGATGATGGGCTGATAGTGGACGAAGAACTCGCGCCGCTCGACCGCCGTTTCCAGTTCGCCGCGCAGCGACAGGCGGCGGCGCGACAGCCACACGACGATGCCGACGATGAAGGCGGCCATCAACAGGCCCAGCGGCAAGAGCAGCAATTGCTCGCGCCGCAGCCTGTCGCTGAGTTTGCTGCGCGGCTCGATCATGACGGCCGTCAAGCCATCGCGGTACAGCGTCGCATGGATGTGGCCGTCCGCCGCTGGCTGGCCGGCCAGCAGGGCCTGCACCACGTCCGGGTCGGGATGATGGAGGGTGTCGAGCACGCCCTGCTTGCCGATGGCCACGGCCATCTGGATATCGCTGTCGACGATGACGTCGGAAAAACGCACGGGATCGATCAGCACCTGATAGGCGCGGTAGGACAGCCCCACCATGCGTTTGCCGCCGCTGACGATGGGGCGCAGGTTGAAATCGAGGCCCATGCCATTGTCCAGCGTGAAGTCGGCGGGCGTGATGGCGATGCGCTCGTCCTCGATGCCGTTCGACGTGCATTTGAGCAAGCCGTTCTCCACATAGCCGATATCGTCGATGCTGCGCGTGGTGATGGTGATGCGGCGCAATTGCTGGACGTGCGCTTCCGAACACGGCGCCAGGTCCAGCGCATCGGCGCTGCGCAAGGCCATGCTGGCCGAGGCGATCGACCGGTGGGCGCGCTCGAGCGCGTAGCCTGCCAGCAGGCGCAGGCGTTCCTGCTCGCCCTGCTCGGCGCGCACGGACGACAGGTAAAAGGCCAGGCTCAGGGGAGCGGCCACGCCGATGACTGCCACCAGCACACTGGTAATGATGATCCGTTTTCTGCGCATGTGATTACCTGCGGTAGTTATATGATTGCCATGTATTGCTCGATGGCATCATATTACAAGCAGAGGCGGCGCACGCGGAACATACTGAACAGTTACACTTTTTCCTGCGGCCGCGCCAGCACGAAGACCAGCGCCGCCACCACGGCCGCCAGTCCGCCCGCCAGGTACAGCACGCTGGCAAAGCCGTCGATGAAGGCGTAGCGCGCTGTTTCCTGGGCCACGGCTTGCAGGGCGGGCGGCAGCTGGCCAAAGGCCTCGGCTGCGTTGCCGGCGACGATGCGTCCTATCATTTCAGGCGAGGCCTTCAGGCCGTGCAGCCACGCCAGCTTGTCGAACGAGGCCGCCGTGCGCATGGCCAGCACGGCGCCCAAGGCCCCCACGGCCAGCACGATGCCGACAAAGCGCGTGGTGGTGCTGATGCCCGAGCCCATGCCCGTGCGCTCGCGCGGGATGCAGGCGAGGATGGCCTTCTGGGTCGTGCCGTTGAGCAATCCGGCTCCCGCCCCCGTGACGATCATGCCCGCCGCCACCCAGCCATACTGCAAACTGGAAGCGGCCAGGGCCGTGGCGACGTTGCCCACGGCGACGATCAATAACCCCGTCACTAAAATGCCGCGGTCATCCAGATGGCGCATGGCGCGTGGCGCCAGGCGCGACAGCACGACCATGGCGACGGCAAACGGCAGCATGGCGCAGCCGGCCAGCACGGCGGAAAAGCCGAAGGCGTTCTGCAAATACAGCGGCAAAAACGTCATCATCACTTGCGCGGCGATCGCATAGCCGAACATGCCCAGCACGGCGCCGACGAAGACGCGCCGGCCAAACAGGGACAAATCGACCATCGGTGCGCGCTGGCGCCGCTCCACCAGCACGAACACCGCCAGCAGCGCCGCGCCGGCCGCAAAGCGCAGCACGGTAGCGCGGCTGGACCAGAGCGCCACGCTGGCGTCGATCAAGCCCCAGATGATGCAGAACAGGCCGGCGGAGAATAATGCCGCGCCGAATGGATCAAAACTGGCGTTGGAGGCATCCTTCGACTCGTCCACGTGCTTGCTTACCAGCCACATCAACATGGCGACGACGGGCAGGTTCAGGTAGAAAATCCAGCGCCAGTTGATGGCGCTCGTGATCAGGCCGCCCAGCAAGGGCGCCACCGTCATGGCCACGCCCATGGCCGCGCCCCACACGGACCAGGCGCGCGCCCGCTCCTTTTCCGCATGAAACGTGTGGCCGATGACGGCCAGCGCGGACGTCAGCAGCAAGGCCGCTCCGAGTCCCTTGATGGCGCGCGCCACGTTGAGCACGAACGGCGTCCACGCCAGGCCGCACAGCAAGGAGGCCAGCGCGAACACGGCCAGGCCATACAGCATGACCTTGCGCCGTCCCAGGCGGTCGGCGATGCTGCCGGCGGGTAGCAAAAACGAGGCGAAGGCCAGCATGTAGGCGCTGACCACCCATTCCACGTCGACGAAGCTGGCGTTGAGCGAGCGGGCGATCGAGGGCAGCGAGACGGCCACGACGTTGGTGTCGAGCATGATCAGCGCGCACACGCCCGAGCAGGTATAGAGAGTCCAGTTGGTATTTTTCATGCCTGTATTTTAAGCAGGCTTGTATTACTTCCTGTTATAAGATGATCGCCTTATAATTTACCCATGGTGAATACAGATAAAGAGATGGAATTGCGGCATTTCCGCTGCGTGCTGGCCGTGGCGCACAGCCTGCATTTCGCGCGGGCGGCCGCCGAACTGGGCATCTCTCCGCCCGCGCTAACCAAGCAGGTGCAGGAAACGGAACAGTTGCTGGGCACGCGGCTGTTCCAGCGCAGCAAACGCGCCGTGTCCCTGACTGCCGCCGGCGAACTGTTCGTTATCGAGGCTGCACGCGCGCTGAACCAGCTGGCGCAGGCGCAGGAGGTGGCGCGCCGGGCCGGACGGGGCGAACTGGGACGGCTGGAAATCGGCTACGTGGCCTCGGCCGCGTATTCCGGCGTGCTGCAAGGCCAGTTTGCCCGCTTTCGCGCCAGCCACCCCGGCATTCACATCGGCGCGCGCGAAACCGCGATGGATGCCCTGCCCGGCTTGCTGGACCAGGGCCGTGTCGACCTGGCCTTCGTGCGCCCGCCCCTGCACTTGCCGGACGGTATCGATATGGTGGTCTTGCTGCGCGACCGCTTCGTGCTGGCCGTGCAGGCGGACAGCCCGCTGGTCTTGCTTGATGTGGCGGCGCCGGCCGCGCTGGCGCAGCAGGCCTTCATCGTGCCGGAACAGGAATTGGGGACATTGGAAGTGAGCCGGCGCGGCGGCTTTGCGGCGCAGGTGGTGTCGCGCCCGGGCAGCCTGGTGGCCGTGCTGACGGAGGTGTCGCTGGGCGTCGGTTGCGCCATCGTGCCCCATTCCGTGATGGCCAGCGTGCAATTGCCCGGCGTGGTGTTCCGCGAGCTGCAAGGGCCGCAGATCAGCTCGGAAATCGCCGCGGCCTTCCGCCGCCACGAACAGGCGCCCGCCGCGCGCGCCTTCATTGCCCAGCTGCGCGCGGACGCGCTGGTTTAACTTCAGCTGTTCTTCAAGACTGCCACGGCGTAGGTGCAGGCGGTGGCCGTTTCATTCTTGAACACGCAGTCGGCCAGTGGCCCCAGTTCCAGGCAGTCGCCCTCGTCCAGCACGTGGCGGGTCTCCCCTTCGATAAACACGAGGCTGCCGCTGAGCGACCAGATGAGTTGTCGCCGCGACACATAGGCGGCGGCCGGCATGGCCACCACGGCGCCGGGCGGCAAGGTAATATGCACGAGGTCGAGCGGCATGTCGGACGCGGGCGACACATGGCGCCGCACATAGCCGCTCTGCGGGTCGATCCACACGGGCTGATCAAGCTGGCGCAGCAAGCGCCCCGCGCGCATCTCGGCGCGGGCGATCAGCTCGGACATGCTCAGGTCAAAGGCGCCCGACAGCCGCGCCAGCAAGGTGGCCGTGGGACTGCAATCGCCGCGCTCCACCTTGTGCACCATCGCGCGCGACACGCCCGAGCGGGCCGCCAAGTCCGTCAGCGACCAGCCCAGGTTTTCCCGTTCAAGGCGCACCCTGGCGCCGATGCGCTGATTCAATTCGTCTGGTTTAGTGGACATATATTAGCTTCCGTTCGGATTTTATTGGACAAGGCGTGAGCGGCAATCTATGATTTGTCCATTATAGTAGACGCCTTGCGAGGAGATCAACATGCAGATACGCGATGCCCATGCGGGCGACATCGAAGCCATACTGGCGATTTACAACGATGCCGTCAGCCATACCCTGGCCATCTGGAATGAGCGGACGGTCGATGCGGCCAACCGCGCCGCCTGGCTGGCCGACCGCGAAAAAGCCGGCTATCCGGTGCTGGTCGCCATCGATGCGCAAGGAACTGTCGCTGGCT
Above is a genomic segment from Janthinobacterium sp. 64 containing:
- a CDS encoding serine hydrolase, which translates into the protein MIPTRLRALFVSVLSLSACGAMAAPTLDASIRERAETLVRNGQHASLLIAVIDSKDSAVYGFGRARDNDSYQPDADTIYELGFVSKTFTALLLADAVVTGRVRLEQPVSELLPGYTIPEFGAQKITLRSLATHFSGLPVMPDNLHSANPLDPFTDYDEAQLRTFLAGYALTRKPGKEFEFSMLGYGLLGTALGTQAKMSYEDLLRARITGPLDMPSTTTIPSPEMRERMAHGHLGNGVPVPIWDFRALEGAGAVLSSGRDMIRYLQSYMQPAGEAQKLALRPQQVLGGEGHDLRARTLGLAWTFERVNGKNYAWHNGMSGGYSSFVGFSLDGKRGVVVMSGTSREVQSLGQAVLWQGQLPPLPLPAAIPREIAIAPAELAQYAGQYALAPTFVLSVRQGPDGLLAGLLESGTTEPGEALMFASAQDTFFSRMTGEYLVFQRDAEGTIIGLVLHQHGIAKFARRQF
- a CDS encoding serine hydrolase; amino-acid sequence: MTLRLALLPLCLAGSAALAAPILDDAVRQRAEELTRTGMHASIVIAVIDGKHSAVYGFGSVQAGKNIKPGADTVYQIGSVTKTMTGLLLADAVAENKVRLDEPVATLLPGYTLPAFDGKTISLLDLATHYSSLPRLPDNFAPKDPANPYADYSEAKQRQFLAAYHLPHAPGTAFDYSNIGYAVLGTALAAQAGSSYEALLQKRIAVPLGMRSTSNKPTHGMLARLAPGHLLSGEPTPAWELNVVAPAGGVYSSARDMVAYLQAFMFKPLRPYALAIQPQRPLAADGDTKIGLSWLLEQKQGHSYAWHSGQTGGYASYAAFTTDGKRGVMVLTNTARDVDALGLSTLLPGTPLPPLKKPQAAIALPRAALAEYVGQYPLDKDFTLTVTLGKNGLEAAGTGMGSAPLFASAKDQFFFRAIDADLAFTRDAGGKIASAVLTQGGQDVILPRKP
- a CDS encoding EAL domain-containing protein; this encodes MRRKRIIITSVLVAVIGVAAPLSLAFYLSSVRAEQGEQERLRLLAGYALERAHRSIASASMALRSADALDLAPCSEAHVQQLRRITITTRSIDDIGYVENGLLKCTSNGIEDERIAITPADFTLDNGMGLDFNLRPIVSGGKRMVGLSYRAYQVLIDPVRFSDVIVDSDIQMAVAIGKQGVLDTLHHPDPDVVQALLAGQPAADGHIHATLYRDGLTAVMIEPRSKLSDRLRREQLLLLPLGLLMAAFIVGIVVWLSRRRLSLRGELETAVERREFFVHYQPIIALDTGVCVGAEALIRWRRPDGSMIRPGLFIPVAEESDLILPITDQVIACVIADMRAALLADRDLHIAINLCASDIETGRVLDVLERALDGTGIEAQQIWLEATERGFINVEAARATIDKARARGHAVAIDDFGTGYSSLSSLQNLPLDALKIDKSFVDTIGTDAATSSVTPHIIAMARTLNMLIVAEGIETQQQADYLRERKVEFGQGWLFAKALPAAEFLTFYRARCAPSPT
- a CDS encoding MFS transporter, producing the protein MKNTNWTLYTCSGVCALIMLDTNVVAVSLPSIARSLNASFVDVEWVVSAYMLAFASFLLPAGSIADRLGRRKVMLYGLAVFALASLLCGLAWTPFVLNVARAIKGLGAALLLTSALAVIGHTFHAEKERARAWSVWGAAMGVAMTVAPLLGGLITSAINWRWIFYLNLPVVAMLMWLVSKHVDESKDASNASFDPFGAALFSAGLFCIIWGLIDASVALWSSRATVLRFAAGAALLAVFVLVERRQRAPMVDLSLFGRRVFVGAVLGMFGYAIAAQVMMTFLPLYLQNAFGFSAVLAGCAMLPFAVAMVVLSRLAPRAMRHLDDRGILVTGLLIVAVGNVATALAASSLQYGWVAAGMIVTGAGAGLLNGTTQKAILACIPRERTGMGSGISTTTRFVGIVLAVGALGAVLAMRTAASFDKLAWLHGLKASPEMIGRIVAGNAAEAFGQLPPALQAVAQETARYAFIDGFASVLYLAGGLAAVVAALVFVLARPQEKV
- a CDS encoding LysR family transcriptional regulator; its protein translation is MVNTDKEMELRHFRCVLAVAHSLHFARAAAELGISPPALTKQVQETEQLLGTRLFQRSKRAVSLTAAGELFVIEAARALNQLAQAQEVARRAGRGELGRLEIGYVASAAYSGVLQGQFARFRASHPGIHIGARETAMDALPGLLDQGRVDLAFVRPPLHLPDGIDMVVLLRDRFVLAVQADSPLVLLDVAAPAALAQQAFIVPEQELGTLEVSRRGGFAAQVVSRPGSLVAVLTEVSLGVGCAIVPHSVMASVQLPGVVFRELQGPQISSEIAAAFRRHEQAPAARAFIAQLRADALV
- a CDS encoding helix-turn-helix domain-containing protein, yielding MSTKPDELNQRIGARVRLERENLGWSLTDLAARSGVSRAMVHKVERGDCSPTATLLARLSGAFDLSMSELIARAEMRAGRLLRQLDQPVWIDPQSGYVRRHVSPASDMPLDLVHITLPPGAVVAMPAAAYVSRRQLIWSLSGSLVFIEGETRHVLDEGDCLELGPLADCVFKNETATACTYAVAVLKNS